The following proteins are co-located in the Gemmatimonadaceae bacterium genome:
- the rplU gene encoding 50S ribosomal protein L21, with product MSYAIIRTGGKQFRAESGKTLRIPSLPGDAGAKVTFNDVILGSDGDKTFVGVPSLSGASVAAEIVKHGRDKKIVVFKMKRRKNYAKKQGHRQGFTEVRIGDITLG from the coding sequence ATGTCCTACGCAATCATCCGAACCGGCGGCAAGCAATTCCGCGCCGAGTCTGGCAAAACTCTCAGGATTCCAAGCCTTCCCGGCGATGCCGGTGCCAAGGTCACATTCAACGACGTGATTCTGGGCTCCGATGGCGACAAGACCTTTGTCGGTGTGCCGTCGCTCAGCGGAGCCTCGGTGGCCGCGGAGATCGTCAAGCATGGCCGCGACAAAAAGATCGTGGTCTTCAAGATGAAGCGGCGGAAGAATTACGCAAAGAAGCAGGGTCACCGCCAGGGCTTCACTGAAGTCCGTATCGGCGACATCACGCTCGGATAG
- a CDS encoding acyl-CoA dehydrogenase, producing the protein MDDSLYFTEQHIAVRDMVREFARDEVAPVAAKFDASQDFPWENIQKMGELGLLGIPWPEEMGGAGLDLLSYMIAIHEMSKVDASHGITISAHTTLGTSPIVNFGTAEQKERFVPLLASGSVLGGFGLTEPSAGSDAAGTRTTAVRRNGHFVLNGSKIFITHGGVGEIFVVTAVTDPSAGTKGISSFILTKHADLSTRAASTIGHDPSLPDMRGFRAGKKEDKLGWRASDTRELIFEDVEVPEENLLGAEGMGFINFMQTLDSGRVGIAALSLGIAEGAFEQSLRYASERKQFGQAIASFQGIQFQLADMATEIEAGKHLLYHAAWLAQHRKPFGKEAAIAKLFCSELAMRTTIKAIQIHGGYGYTKDYPVERMMRDAKICEIGEGTSEIQRIVIARHLLRGMLD; encoded by the coding sequence ATGGACGATTCACTGTATTTCACCGAACAGCACATCGCCGTTCGTGACATGGTGCGCGAATTCGCGCGCGACGAAGTTGCTCCGGTAGCAGCAAAATTCGATGCCTCGCAGGATTTTCCCTGGGAGAACATCCAGAAGATGGGCGAGCTGGGGTTGCTCGGAATCCCCTGGCCCGAAGAAATGGGTGGCGCCGGACTCGATCTGCTGAGCTACATGATTGCGATCCACGAGATGTCGAAGGTCGATGCATCGCACGGGATAACGATATCAGCGCACACCACTCTGGGTACGTCCCCGATAGTCAATTTCGGTACGGCCGAACAAAAGGAGCGATTCGTACCTCTTCTCGCGTCCGGCAGTGTTCTGGGTGGCTTCGGACTCACCGAGCCTTCGGCGGGTAGCGATGCCGCGGGGACACGTACCACCGCCGTGCGCCGGAACGGTCATTTCGTCCTCAACGGGTCCAAAATCTTCATAACTCATGGTGGCGTTGGCGAGATTTTCGTCGTCACTGCCGTGACTGACCCATCCGCGGGAACGAAAGGCATCAGCTCGTTCATTCTCACGAAGCACGCCGATTTGTCGACTCGCGCTGCATCGACGATAGGGCACGACCCGTCGCTGCCGGACATGCGCGGCTTCAGGGCGGGAAAGAAGGAAGACAAACTCGGCTGGCGAGCGTCGGACACGCGCGAGCTGATTTTCGAAGACGTCGAAGTGCCCGAGGAAAACCTGCTCGGCGCTGAGGGAATGGGGTTCATCAATTTCATGCAGACACTCGATTCCGGACGCGTTGGAATCGCCGCACTGTCGCTTGGAATCGCGGAAGGCGCCTTTGAGCAGTCACTCAGGTACGCCAGCGAGAGGAAGCAGTTCGGTCAGGCGATCGCGAGCTTCCAGGGAATTCAGTTCCAGCTGGCCGACATGGCGACCGAAATCGAAGCAGGGAAGCATCTCCTGTATCATGCCGCCTGGCTGGCGCAGCACCGGAAACCATTCGGAAAGGAGGCTGCCATTGCCAAGCTCTTCTGCTCCGAACTGGCGATGCGCACTACGATCAAGGCCATACAGATCCATGGCGGATACGGTTATACCAAGGACTATCCGGTCGAAAGAATGATGCGTGACGCCAAAATCTGCGAGATTGGCGAAGGAACATCGGAGATTCAGCGGATTGTGATCGCGCGGCACCTGTTACGGGGTATGCTCGATTGA
- a CDS encoding aminotransferase class IV, translating into MRTNEQLAEPVPRPDAKGDAGATVYFDGRFISKTEVRVSPDDRGFLLGDGIYEVAAAYDGRFIALDRHIARLRRSLTEARIDGDVADPMETVFQELLERNGLSERGNAMVYLQVTRGSAPRTHAFPKGKVRPTVYAYAALFPAVGDLTAGVSAITRPDLRWSRCDIKTISLIANCMANQEAKEAGAFEAILVRDGIALEGTHTSFFAVVDGTVRTAPLSNLILPGITREIVIEACRRDGLDVNEENIPVDLLPAADELFITGTTTEVVPIVSLDGRHVGDGSPGPVTLRIARLYRSAIGMAG; encoded by the coding sequence ATGAGGACGAATGAACAGCTGGCTGAACCAGTCCCGCGGCCCGATGCGAAGGGCGATGCCGGGGCAACTGTCTATTTCGACGGCCGATTCATTTCGAAGACTGAGGTCAGGGTTTCACCTGACGACCGCGGCTTCCTCCTGGGCGACGGCATCTATGAAGTTGCTGCAGCGTACGATGGGCGGTTCATTGCGCTCGATCGCCACATCGCGCGGCTCCGACGCAGCCTCACCGAGGCACGAATCGACGGCGATGTCGCCGATCCCATGGAGACGGTGTTTCAGGAATTGCTCGAGAGAAATGGATTGTCCGAACGCGGGAACGCCATGGTATATCTCCAAGTAACGCGTGGCTCGGCGCCCCGCACCCATGCCTTTCCAAAAGGAAAGGTTCGTCCTACCGTCTATGCGTATGCGGCACTATTCCCGGCGGTGGGAGATTTGACCGCTGGTGTGTCAGCGATCACCCGGCCTGACCTGCGATGGTCCCGGTGCGATATCAAAACCATCTCGCTGATCGCCAACTGTATGGCCAATCAGGAAGCAAAGGAAGCGGGGGCGTTCGAGGCAATTCTTGTTCGGGACGGGATTGCGCTTGAAGGGACTCACACAAGTTTCTTCGCCGTGGTAGACGGAACGGTGCGTACGGCTCCTCTGTCGAATTTGATTCTGCCCGGGATTACCCGCGAGATAGTCATCGAGGCGTGCAGACGGGATGGGCTCGATGTCAACGAAGAAAACATTCCAGTTGATCTGCTGCCAGCCGCCGACGAGCTCTTCATAACAGGGACGACTACCGAGGTAGTCCCGATTGTCAGCCTCGACGGCAGGCACGTGGGTGACGGCAGCCCCGGTCCGGTGACACTAAGAATCGCCCGACTTTATCGTAGCGCAATCGGCATGGCTGGATAA
- a CDS encoding isoprenylcysteine carboxylmethyltransferase family protein, which produces MTYSEVAKKLRLPLGFALGLAYLIWAPAVATGLTLLVGGVVALAGIIVRAWASGHITKNERLATTGPYAHTRNPLYFGSFLIGAGFAIAAHWALLLVVIAFWALVYAPTMQRERANISGRFPDAYDQYSANVPAFVPRVTPWRNGPDEGGFSGALYMKHGEWKAGITFILVIGWLVLRMKRGL; this is translated from the coding sequence TTGACCTATTCGGAGGTCGCCAAGAAACTGCGACTTCCGCTGGGATTCGCTCTCGGCCTTGCCTACCTCATCTGGGCCCCCGCTGTTGCCACCGGCCTGACGCTGCTTGTCGGAGGGGTCGTCGCGCTGGCCGGTATCATTGTCAGAGCATGGGCGTCCGGCCATATAACCAAGAACGAGAGACTGGCAACGACGGGCCCGTACGCGCACACGCGTAACCCGCTCTATTTCGGCAGCTTTCTCATCGGCGCGGGCTTTGCAATCGCGGCGCACTGGGCGCTGCTGCTGGTCGTCATAGCGTTCTGGGCACTGGTGTACGCTCCGACGATGCAGCGCGAGCGCGCCAACATCAGCGGGCGCTTCCCAGACGCCTATGATCAGTATTCAGCAAATGTGCCCGCCTTTGTGCCAAGGGTCACTCCGTGGCGGAACGGTCCGGATGAGGGCGGATTCAGCGGAGCGCTCTACATGAAACACGGCGAATGGAAGGCTGGAATCACTTTCATTCTCGTGATCGGATGGCTTGTGCTGAGGATGAAGCGAGGGCTGTAA
- a CDS encoding DUF3656 domain-containing protein, with protein MPRNNVIPELLAPAGCLDAVRAAIANGADAVYLGAQKFNARDEGAQLTLDEVGTACRLAHSRGSRIYLTLNTLVKPAELADALLFLGDAIDRGVDAAIVQDIGIIRLIQAVYPGFEIHGSTQLTVHDTAGAAVMRDLGIDRVVLARENTLADIGAIRSAVPELGLETFVHGALCISYSGQCYMSGMISERSANRGSCAQSCRKDYTLRDLDSGELLDEGYLISARDLAAHESLPNLARAGVGCLKIEGRKKKPEYVAVVTRNYRGVLDRIATGDNPVLDEENIQDLVQIFSRGFTPGMYTGRAGRDYVTRSHPDNRGLVLGTVAGQEGDDVIVELTASLVVGDGVGFEPPPGENGAVSGFFVTNVRTLVDAPGAVRQAIRSRIRVAAGWQVVRSFDSRLMNAARHSYESIDVLQKALRIRVDARIFGSPGSPLKVVFATSDQTVTVMSDIALAPAARRSLDEAQLRIQLGRLGETPFVLGTVNTEALHDGLFIPVSELNRMRQVATEQLELRLKRSEDGSRADRAERVAAAIAGVPLSLRSVSAIVSGEMGTHRGVPAAFSPQPAPESASPEFGLTAEAFDLDDALTAARGGATEICFDPFLRHPAPPLARVNLLRENLLSEGASLRIRLPSIVRPEERRSIQKWLDLGLPMSSGHLGLVAEQSGEGRDIIADYAVNCFNQHTAAELFRLGARRIVLSVELTAAEMIDITAPWNGAGFDAFIYGRPEGMTIEHCVLSAAFNRKPKTCRDLCVRDHPNVELTDPAGYVFPVATDNACRNRLLHSRPLEASEFVPRLWHAGIRNYRAVFNVRGDQVGSIVGGYRDLLESLQSGEQPRTHLPRSLMGNQFTRGHFARAV; from the coding sequence GTGCCTCGCAACAACGTCATACCCGAGCTTCTTGCGCCGGCCGGTTGCCTCGATGCGGTTCGCGCGGCAATCGCCAACGGTGCTGACGCCGTTTACCTCGGCGCTCAAAAGTTCAATGCGCGCGATGAAGGTGCTCAACTCACACTTGATGAGGTCGGCACCGCATGTCGCCTGGCTCACTCGCGCGGCAGTCGCATCTATCTCACACTGAACACACTGGTCAAACCAGCCGAGCTTGCCGATGCGCTCCTCTTTCTCGGTGACGCGATCGATCGTGGCGTCGATGCGGCGATCGTACAGGATATCGGCATCATCCGGCTGATTCAGGCTGTTTATCCGGGCTTCGAGATACACGGGTCCACTCAACTCACCGTTCACGACACGGCCGGCGCGGCCGTGATGCGCGACCTCGGCATCGACCGCGTCGTGCTGGCGCGCGAAAACACACTTGCTGACATCGGCGCGATCAGGTCGGCTGTACCGGAGCTGGGACTCGAAACGTTCGTGCACGGCGCGCTGTGCATTTCGTACTCAGGTCAATGCTACATGTCCGGGATGATTTCAGAGCGAAGCGCCAACCGGGGTTCCTGCGCGCAGTCGTGTCGCAAGGACTACACACTTCGCGATCTGGATAGCGGTGAGTTGCTCGATGAAGGGTACCTGATCTCCGCCCGCGATCTCGCCGCGCACGAGAGTCTGCCCAACCTTGCTCGCGCAGGGGTGGGGTGCCTCAAGATTGAAGGCCGCAAAAAGAAGCCGGAATATGTGGCGGTGGTCACACGAAATTACCGCGGAGTGCTCGATCGTATTGCAACGGGGGATAACCCGGTGCTTGACGAGGAAAACATCCAGGATCTGGTGCAGATTTTCAGCCGCGGCTTTACACCGGGGATGTATACGGGAAGAGCCGGCAGAGATTATGTCACTCGGTCGCACCCGGACAATCGCGGGCTCGTGCTTGGGACAGTCGCCGGTCAGGAAGGGGATGACGTCATCGTGGAGTTGACAGCCTCCCTCGTGGTGGGCGATGGCGTAGGCTTCGAGCCTCCGCCGGGTGAAAATGGAGCAGTGAGCGGATTCTTCGTAACAAACGTCCGGACTCTCGTGGACGCGCCGGGCGCAGTGAGGCAGGCGATTCGTTCGAGGATCCGGGTTGCCGCGGGTTGGCAGGTGGTCAGGAGCTTCGACTCGAGGCTGATGAATGCGGCGCGACACAGTTATGAGAGCATTGATGTGTTGCAAAAGGCTTTGCGGATCCGTGTTGACGCGCGGATTTTTGGCTCTCCCGGCTCGCCTCTCAAGGTTGTGTTCGCTACGTCAGACCAGACTGTAACCGTGATGAGCGACATTGCGCTCGCACCAGCTGCGCGACGTTCGCTCGACGAAGCCCAGCTCAGAATACAACTCGGCAGGCTCGGTGAAACCCCATTCGTGCTCGGCACAGTCAATACGGAGGCATTGCACGACGGGCTGTTCATTCCTGTCAGCGAGCTCAACCGGATGCGGCAGGTGGCCACCGAACAGCTCGAGTTGCGGTTGAAGCGGAGCGAGGACGGCAGTCGTGCAGACCGAGCTGAGCGTGTCGCCGCGGCAATCGCCGGTGTCCCGCTGTCGTTGCGAAGTGTGTCGGCAATTGTGTCAGGCGAGATGGGAACCCACCGGGGTGTGCCCGCCGCTTTCTCCCCTCAACCGGCGCCGGAATCGGCATCGCCGGAGTTCGGTCTTACCGCCGAGGCGTTCGATCTGGATGATGCGCTGACCGCGGCGCGCGGCGGCGCGACGGAAATTTGCTTTGATCCTTTCCTGCGCCATCCTGCACCTCCGCTCGCCCGGGTCAACCTGCTCCGTGAAAATCTGCTGTCCGAGGGGGCGAGCCTTCGCATTCGGCTGCCGTCTATCGTCAGGCCGGAAGAGCGGCGCTCAATCCAGAAGTGGCTCGATCTGGGACTGCCCATGAGCTCGGGACATCTTGGTCTGGTCGCCGAGCAGTCAGGGGAAGGACGTGACATCATTGCGGACTACGCGGTGAATTGTTTCAACCAGCACACTGCCGCGGAGCTATTCCGCCTTGGCGCGCGCCGGATCGTGCTGTCGGTAGAGTTGACGGCAGCCGAGATGATCGATATCACCGCACCATGGAATGGCGCCGGTTTCGATGCGTTCATCTACGGGCGGCCCGAAGGAATGACAATCGAACATTGCGTGTTGTCGGCAGCATTCAATCGCAAGCCCAAGACATGCCGGGATCTTTGTGTCAGGGATCATCCAAACGTCGAGCTCACCGATCCCGCTGGCTATGTTTTTCCGGTAGCGACTGATAACGCCTGTCGCAACCGGCTGCTTCATTCAAGGCCTCTCGAGGCTTCCGAATTTGTGCCACGGCTTTGGCACGCAGGAATACGAAATTATCGAGCGGTATTCAACGTTCGAGGTGATCAGGTGGGCAGTATCGTCGGCGGCTACCGCGATCTGCTCGAATCGCTGCAATCTGGCGAGCAGCCGCGCACTCACCTGCCGCGATCGCTGATGGGGAATCAGTTCACGCGTGGTCATTTCGCCCGCGCAGTCTGA
- a CDS encoding Rne/Rng family ribonuclease → MKRELLINAGPRETRVAILEDGKLVELLVDRPDTRRMVGDIYLGRVEAVLPGIQAAFVDIGTEKSAFLHATDIVRESAEEAADEDEDDDVDIPESPGADARVAGVSRNSAPAQAASNGVGSRRGGKAPPIQDALKRGQEIMVQISKEPISTKGPRVTAQISMAGRFLVYIPDSSRVGVSRKIGQGPERQRLKEQVAAILPEKSGGVIVRTVSEDATPEALKRDLETLMAQWKKIKRKSTFTRGPALLHRESGLTSGLVRDLFSAKVDNLTIDAKPVFAEVTEYLKTVAPDLIPRVRLHEDRVPLFDQAGIEAEIRDAFKRRCELPSGGYLIVEPTEALVSIDVNSGRYTGKKDPEKTVLRTNMEAAAEIARQLRLRDVGGIIVCDFIDMETKQNRERVLQELRTHLSRDRARTKAFAVSDLGLIEMTRQRVRQSHYQTMTESCPTCEGTGRVFTPETIVRRMERSVRRMVVEGRKDNLLVKLHPDVAMYVLEQERELVGKLQKAASFSLELRDDPLLKPDEFKLVVKGQGRDVTQQYAMA, encoded by the coding sequence ATGAAAAGAGAACTCCTCATAAACGCCGGTCCGCGCGAGACCCGGGTGGCGATTCTGGAGGACGGCAAGCTCGTAGAGCTGCTTGTGGACCGTCCGGACACCCGGCGCATGGTGGGCGATATATATCTCGGCAGAGTCGAAGCTGTCCTTCCGGGCATACAGGCCGCATTCGTCGACATTGGCACCGAGAAAAGCGCATTTCTTCATGCCACGGACATTGTGCGTGAGTCTGCGGAAGAAGCGGCGGACGAGGATGAAGACGACGACGTCGACATTCCGGAGTCTCCAGGCGCCGATGCCAGGGTGGCAGGTGTAAGCCGGAACTCTGCTCCGGCGCAGGCGGCTTCGAACGGTGTCGGGTCGCGCCGGGGCGGTAAGGCTCCGCCTATCCAGGACGCTCTCAAGCGCGGCCAGGAAATCATGGTTCAGATATCGAAGGAACCGATTTCCACCAAAGGCCCCAGGGTAACCGCACAGATCTCGATGGCCGGTCGCTTCCTGGTTTACATCCCTGACTCGTCGCGAGTGGGCGTGAGCCGCAAGATTGGACAAGGGCCCGAGCGTCAGCGGTTGAAGGAGCAGGTCGCGGCGATACTCCCGGAAAAATCGGGTGGGGTAATCGTCAGAACCGTCAGCGAGGACGCCACCCCCGAGGCGCTCAAGCGCGACCTCGAAACGCTGATGGCTCAGTGGAAAAAAATCAAGCGCAAGAGCACGTTCACCCGCGGCCCGGCGTTGCTGCACAGGGAAAGCGGGCTCACCAGCGGGCTGGTGCGCGATTTGTTCAGTGCCAAGGTCGATAACCTGACGATCGATGCAAAACCGGTCTTCGCCGAAGTCACGGAATATCTGAAAACCGTCGCGCCGGATCTCATTCCCAGGGTAAGGCTGCACGAGGATCGCGTGCCGTTGTTCGATCAGGCCGGAATCGAGGCAGAAATCAGGGACGCGTTCAAGCGTCGCTGTGAACTGCCATCTGGCGGCTACCTGATCGTCGAGCCGACTGAAGCGCTTGTCTCGATTGATGTTAACTCAGGGCGTTACACGGGCAAAAAAGACCCCGAAAAAACGGTCCTGCGCACCAACATGGAGGCGGCCGCGGAGATCGCCCGGCAGCTGAGGCTCCGCGACGTTGGCGGCATTATCGTTTGCGACTTCATCGACATGGAGACGAAGCAGAACAGGGAGAGGGTTCTCCAGGAGCTTCGAACGCATCTCAGCCGCGATCGTGCGCGAACGAAGGCCTTTGCGGTAAGCGATCTGGGCCTGATCGAGATGACGAGGCAGCGGGTTCGGCAGAGCCACTATCAGACGATGACGGAATCGTGTCCGACGTGCGAGGGTACCGGCCGCGTGTTCACCCCGGAAACCATCGTCCGGAGAATGGAGCGATCGGTTCGGCGGATGGTGGTGGAAGGCAGGAAGGACAACCTGCTGGTCAAGCTGCATCCTGACGTGGCGATGTATGTGCTGGAGCAGGAGCGTGAGCTTGTCGGCAAGCTGCAAAAGGCGGCGTCATTCTCGCTTGAGTTGCGCGACGATCCGCTTCTGAAGCCGGATGAGTTCAAGCTCGTCGTCAAAGGGCAAGGGCGTGATGTTACGCAACAGTACGCAATGGCGTGA
- the rpmA gene encoding 50S ribosomal protein L27: MAHKKGVGSSRNGRTSNPQYRGVKKFGGEKVIAGNIIIRQCGTKWHPGRNVGLGTDFTIYALIDGFVRFEHKNKTRFKVSVYPEQQEVAGAA; this comes from the coding sequence ATGGCACATAAGAAAGGCGTCGGCTCGTCCAGAAACGGCCGCACCAGCAATCCACAGTACCGCGGTGTGAAGAAATTTGGCGGCGAAAAAGTTATCGCCGGCAACATTATCATCCGCCAATGCGGAACCAAGTGGCACCCGGGGCGTAATGTCGGCCTGGGCACCGATTTTACCATCTATGCCCTGATCGACGGCTTCGTCCGGTTCGAGCACAAGAACAAGACGAGATTCAAGGTGAGCGTTTACCCCGAGCAGCAGGAAGTGGCTGGCGCTGCTTAG
- a CDS encoding ATP-dependent DNA helicase RecQ, with amino-acid sequence MSRPTMDAARDALKSAFGYDQFRPGQEEAIRAVLSGRDTLVVLPTGGGKSVCFQIPALVLPGITVVVSPLISLMKDQVDALEARNLPATFINSTLTSSQVSDRLARAQRGDIKLLYLAPERLDFGNVTNRLGEMGVSLLAVDEAHCISQWGHDFRPSYMRVAEARKKLGAPPTVALTATATPEVRDDICRQLALTNPQTIITGFDRTNLAYYVLPARNDAEKDELLVQTLNHHEGLAVVYAATRKAVDRLTFVLEREGIAAAGYHAGLDDSHRREVQESFMTERIRAIIATNAFGMGIDKPNVRIVIHHAMPGTLEAYYQEAGRAGRDGKHSDVFLLHSFPDRFTHEFFIKGAHPDRKTVGLVYDALARQSVAGRDLPTNIDDILPLIRAKTNAREVDSSLRILQQAGAVTDATGSGSCVLVRLLATPERIKRELPGGENPELGLLRAFWRLAGDALSSGATINLDFLPPGLSARSTAHRLLDSLQSRQFVVWERADGGLSLPNATMPLAAFKVNWAAIEKRRTGELSKLDAVQKYAYTKSCRRGFILRYFGDPAARDRCSGCDNCLSTGGPRRSSIPARGNAAPARAPRSAARGLRGASSASRTVHSVSEPNEPLEASAERLFAALKTRRGEIAREQKIPAYIVFSDRTLAEIATRKPRSLGALGEVRGVGQAKLARYGETFLAIVRGADETEAA; translated from the coding sequence ATGTCCCGCCCAACAATGGATGCAGCGCGCGACGCTCTGAAATCCGCGTTCGGCTACGACCAGTTCAGGCCGGGACAGGAGGAGGCCATACGGGCTGTTCTCTCCGGCAGGGACACCCTCGTGGTCTTGCCCACGGGGGGAGGCAAGTCCGTCTGCTTCCAGATTCCCGCGCTGGTCCTGCCCGGAATAACGGTGGTAGTTTCGCCGCTGATCTCCCTCATGAAGGATCAGGTAGATGCACTGGAGGCGCGCAACCTCCCCGCGACTTTCATCAACAGCACACTCACGTCGTCCCAGGTCTCCGACAGGCTGGCGCGGGCTCAGCGCGGCGACATCAAGCTTCTGTATCTCGCTCCCGAGCGCCTCGACTTCGGCAACGTGACAAACCGTCTCGGAGAGATGGGAGTCAGCCTCCTGGCGGTGGACGAGGCGCATTGCATCAGCCAATGGGGCCATGACTTTCGACCCAGCTATATGCGTGTTGCCGAAGCGAGGAAAAAACTCGGCGCACCGCCAACGGTTGCGCTTACTGCCACCGCCACGCCTGAAGTGCGAGACGACATTTGCCGTCAGCTTGCTCTCACCAATCCTCAAACGATCATTACCGGTTTCGACCGCACGAATCTGGCGTATTATGTGCTCCCTGCCCGTAATGATGCAGAAAAGGATGAACTGCTGGTGCAAACCCTGAATCACCACGAGGGTCTGGCAGTCGTTTACGCCGCGACACGCAAAGCCGTGGACCGGCTGACCTTTGTTCTTGAAAGGGAAGGCATTGCCGCAGCCGGATACCATGCCGGTCTGGACGATTCACACCGGCGAGAAGTTCAGGAGTCATTCATGACGGAGCGGATTCGCGCAATCATCGCTACCAACGCGTTTGGCATGGGGATAGACAAACCGAACGTCCGCATCGTCATTCATCATGCGATGCCAGGCACTCTGGAAGCGTATTATCAGGAAGCGGGCAGGGCCGGGCGGGACGGAAAGCATTCGGATGTCTTCCTGCTGCACTCTTTCCCCGATCGCTTTACTCACGAATTCTTCATCAAGGGTGCGCATCCGGATCGGAAAACCGTCGGGCTCGTGTATGATGCCCTCGCGCGGCAGTCAGTGGCCGGTCGCGACTTGCCCACCAATATCGATGACATCCTGCCTCTGATCCGCGCGAAAACAAACGCCCGCGAAGTTGACAGCTCGCTGCGAATCCTCCAGCAGGCAGGAGCAGTGACGGATGCGACAGGCTCCGGCAGCTGCGTGCTTGTTCGCCTTCTTGCAACCCCTGAGCGAATCAAGCGGGAGCTGCCTGGCGGGGAAAATCCCGAGCTCGGATTGTTGCGGGCCTTCTGGCGCCTGGCCGGCGACGCGCTGAGTTCGGGCGCAACCATCAACCTCGATTTTTTGCCACCGGGACTGTCTGCGCGATCTACGGCACACCGCCTTCTCGATTCGCTGCAATCGCGCCAGTTCGTAGTCTGGGAACGCGCCGACGGCGGCCTTTCGCTCCCGAACGCGACGATGCCGCTGGCAGCTTTCAAGGTGAACTGGGCAGCAATTGAGAAACGCCGCACCGGCGAGTTGTCCAAGCTCGACGCAGTGCAGAAGTACGCCTACACAAAAAGCTGCCGCCGCGGATTCATCCTTCGTTACTTTGGCGATCCCGCGGCACGGGACCGTTGCAGTGGCTGCGACAACTGCCTGAGTACTGGCGGGCCGCGCCGCAGCTCCATTCCAGCCCGGGGAAATGCAGCACCGGCTCGTGCCCCCAGATCCGCGGCGCGGGGTCTGCGCGGCGCGTCCAGCGCCAGCCGAACAGTACACAGTGTCTCCGAACCAAACGAGCCGCTGGAAGCTTCTGCGGAACGCTTGTTCGCGGCGCTGAAGACGCGGCGAGGCGAGATCGCGCGCGAGCAGAAGATTCCCGCATATATTGTATTTTCCGATCGCACACTCGCGGAAATTGCGACGCGCAAGCCCCGATCTCTCGGTGCACTGGGCGAGGTTCGAGGCGTTGGACAAGCAAAGCTGGCCCGCTACGGCGAGACCTTTCTTGCCATTGTTCGCGGGGCCGACGAAACCGAAGCCGCATAG